Within the Sulfuricurvum sp. genome, the region CTTGGTGTTGCGATGCCAAAATCCATGAGTCTTCATGAGATGGATGAACTCTCGCGAGGAATGCAAGAGGCTACTTCACAATACGGTGTTGAGATTATCGGCGGAGATACGATCGGTAACAGCAAACTCGATTTATCGATTACGATTGTCTCGCATGCAAGCCATCCTCTTTTGCGCCGAGGGATAAAAAAGGGGGATGTGATCGCATACACCGGGACGATAGGACAATCGGCAAAAGAGCTGAATTATCTGCTCTCCGGAGGAAAAACGCATTCGAAAAGCCGTTTTGTTGCACCTCGTCTGCGTCAAGGGTTCGTCCGTCGATCTCGCCGTTATTTACGTGCCGGAATGGATATTTCCGATGGACTTTTCAGTGATGTCGAGAAGTTGTGCAGTGTAAACCGGATGAGAATCCGTTTTGAGAAAAAAATTGCCAAAAAAATTGGATGCAGCGGAGAAGAGTATGAGATGCTGATTGCATTTTCTCCTAAGCGTCTATCAACAATTCGGCGTATAGCCGCAGTATCTCGAACACCTGTTACCGTTGTCGGCAAAGTGCAACGGGGAAGATTCACCAATCGCTGTAAGCGTCATCATTTTTAGGAGTTTCATGGAACGTCAATATTATTTACCGCATAGCCCTATCGAATTTCATTTT harbors:
- a CDS encoding thiamine-phosphate kinase, giving the protein MNVENYFISTFRSSQKYIGDDGACIGKWVYSKDLFFENVHFKRKWLTPYQIGYKAMIINISDAVAMNATPKYALLGVAMPKSMSLHEMDELSRGMQEATSQYGVEIIGGDTIGNSKLDLSITIVSHASHPLLRRGIKKGDVIAYTGTIGQSAKELNYLLSGGKTHSKSRFVAPRLRQGFVRRSRRYLRAGMDISDGLFSDVEKLCSVNRMRIRFEKKIAKKIGCSGEEYEMLIAFSPKRLSTIRRIAAVSRTPVTVVGKVQRGRFTNRCKRHHF